One region of Streptomyces capillispiralis genomic DNA includes:
- the ettA gene encoding energy-dependent translational throttle protein EttA has protein sequence MAEYIYTMRKARKAHGDKVILDDVTLSFLPGAKIGVVGPNGAGKSTVLKIMAGLEQPSNGDAFLTPGYTVGILLQEPPLNEDKTVLENVQEGVAEVKGKLDRFNEIAEQMATEYTDELMDEMGKLQEQLDHANAWDLDAQLEQAMDALGCPPGDWPVANLSGGEKRRVALCKLLLEAPDLLLLDEPTNHLDAESVNWLEQHLAKYEGTVVAVTHDRYFLDNVAGWICEVDRGRLHGYEGNYSKYLETKATRLKVEGQKDAKRQKRLKEELEWVRSNAKGRQAKSKARLARYEEMAAEADKMRKLDFEEIQIPPGPRLGNVVVEVNNLTKGFGEKLLIDDLSFTLPRNGIVGIIGPNGAGKTTLFKMIQGIEEPDSGSIKVGDTVKISYVDQSRENIDPKKTLWAVVSDELDYINVGQVEMPSRAYVSAFGFKGPDQQKPAGVLSGGERNRLNLALTLKQGGNLLLLDEPTNDLDVETLSSLENALLEFPGCAVVVSHDRWFLDRVATHILAYEGESKWFWFEGNFDSYEKNKVERLGPDAARPHRATYKKLTRG, from the coding sequence TTGGCTGAGTACATCTACACCATGCGCAAGGCGCGCAAAGCGCACGGCGACAAGGTGATCCTCGACGACGTCACCCTGAGCTTCCTGCCCGGGGCGAAGATCGGTGTCGTCGGTCCGAACGGCGCTGGTAAGTCGACGGTCCTGAAGATCATGGCGGGCTTGGAACAGCCGTCGAACGGTGACGCCTTCCTCACCCCCGGTTACACCGTGGGCATCCTGCTCCAGGAGCCCCCACTGAACGAGGACAAGACCGTCCTGGAGAACGTCCAGGAGGGTGTGGCCGAGGTCAAGGGCAAGCTCGACCGGTTCAACGAGATCGCCGAGCAGATGGCGACCGAGTACACCGACGAGCTCATGGACGAGATGGGCAAGCTGCAGGAGCAGCTCGACCACGCCAACGCCTGGGACCTCGACGCCCAGCTCGAGCAGGCCATGGACGCCCTGGGCTGCCCGCCCGGCGACTGGCCGGTCGCCAACCTCTCCGGTGGCGAGAAGCGCCGCGTGGCGCTGTGCAAGCTGCTCCTCGAGGCGCCCGACCTGCTGCTCCTCGACGAGCCCACCAACCACCTCGACGCCGAGTCGGTGAACTGGCTGGAGCAGCACCTCGCCAAGTACGAGGGCACCGTCGTGGCCGTCACCCACGACCGGTACTTCCTGGACAACGTCGCCGGGTGGATCTGCGAGGTCGACCGCGGCCGACTGCACGGCTACGAGGGCAACTACTCCAAGTACCTGGAGACCAAGGCCACCCGCCTCAAGGTCGAGGGCCAGAAGGACGCCAAGCGGCAGAAGCGGCTCAAGGAAGAGCTGGAGTGGGTGCGCTCCAACGCCAAGGGGCGGCAGGCCAAGTCCAAGGCCCGTCTGGCCCGGTACGAGGAGATGGCCGCCGAGGCCGACAAGATGCGGAAGCTGGACTTCGAGGAGATCCAGATCCCGCCGGGCCCGCGCCTGGGCAACGTGGTCGTCGAGGTCAACAACCTCACCAAGGGCTTCGGCGAGAAGCTCCTCATCGACGACCTGTCGTTCACGCTGCCGCGCAACGGCATCGTCGGCATCATCGGACCGAACGGCGCGGGCAAGACCACGCTGTTCAAGATGATCCAGGGCATCGAGGAGCCGGACTCCGGTTCCATCAAGGTCGGCGACACCGTCAAGATCTCCTACGTCGACCAGAGCCGCGAGAACATCGACCCGAAGAAGACGCTGTGGGCCGTCGTCTCCGACGAGCTCGACTACATCAACGTCGGACAGGTCGAGATGCCGTCGCGGGCGTACGTCTCCGCGTTCGGGTTCAAGGGCCCGGACCAGCAGAAGCCCGCGGGCGTGCTCTCCGGCGGTGAGCGCAACCGGCTGAACCTCGCGCTCACCCTCAAGCAGGGCGGCAACCTGCTGCTCCTCGACGAGCCCACCAACGACCTCGACGTCGAGACCCTCAGCAGCCTGGAGAACGCCCTCCTGGAGTTCCCCGGGTGTGCCGTGGTCGTCTCCCACGACCGGTGGTTCCTGGACCGGGTCGCCACGCACATCCTCGCCTACGAGGGCGAGTCCAAGTGGTTCTGGTTCGAGGGCAACTTCGATTCGTACGAGAAGAACAAGGTCGAGCGGCTCGGCCCGGACGCGGCGCGTCCGCACCGTGCCACCTACAAGAAGCTGACCCGGGGCTGA
- a CDS encoding acyl-CoA thioesterase — MRHIYRCPLRWADMDAYGHVNNVVFLRYLEEARIDFLFRPEKDFKQGSVVARHEIDYKRQLVHRHTPVDIELWITEIRAASFTITYEVKDGDQIYVRASTVIVPFDFERQRPRRITDEEREFLEEYMDTAEEEAVAA; from the coding sequence TTGCGGCACATCTACCGCTGCCCGCTGCGCTGGGCGGACATGGACGCGTACGGCCACGTCAACAACGTGGTGTTCCTCCGCTACCTGGAGGAAGCCCGTATCGACTTCCTGTTCCGCCCGGAGAAGGACTTCAAGCAGGGGTCCGTGGTGGCGCGCCACGAGATCGACTACAAGCGGCAGCTCGTCCACCGGCACACGCCCGTGGACATCGAGCTGTGGATCACGGAGATAAGGGCGGCGTCCTTCACCATCACCTACGAGGTGAAGGACGGCGACCAGATCTACGTCCGCGCCTCGACGGTCATCGTGCCGTTCGACTTCGAGAGGCAGCGCCCGCGCCGGATCACCGACGAGGAGCGCGAGTTCCTGGAGGAGTACATGGACACCGCCGAGGAGGAGGCCGTCGCCGCATGA
- a CDS encoding globin, with protein sequence MDGVTEIRRGTLQEQTFYEQVGGEETFRRLVHRFYEGVAGDPLLRPMYPEEDLGPAEERLALFLMQYWGGPTTYSDNRGHPRLRMRHVPFTVDRAAHDAWLKHMRDAVDELGLSEEHEQTLWKYLTYAAASMINTPD encoded by the coding sequence ATGGACGGCGTGACAGAGATTCGGCGCGGCACGCTGCAGGAGCAGACCTTCTACGAGCAGGTCGGCGGGGAGGAGACCTTCCGTCGGCTCGTCCACCGTTTCTACGAGGGAGTGGCCGGGGACCCGCTGCTGCGGCCCATGTATCCGGAAGAGGACCTGGGCCCGGCCGAGGAGCGGCTCGCGCTGTTCCTCATGCAGTACTGGGGCGGCCCGACCACGTACAGCGACAACCGCGGCCATCCCCGGCTGCGGATGCGGCACGTCCCGTTCACGGTGGACCGGGCGGCGCACGACGCGTGGCTGAAGCACATGCGGGACGCGGTCGACGAGCTCGGCCTGTCCGAGGAGCACGAGCAGACGCTGTGGAAGTACCTGACGTACGCGGCGGCCTCGATGATCAACACCCCGGACTGA
- a CDS encoding methyltransferase domain-containing protein, with the protein MDGPDPGDGGGLAVPARAALVREIAASGAFDADPVWREAFAAVPRHLFVPSYWVGVVGGYAHRWAEDPDPAGRERWLRGAYQDAPLAIRLHDDELLSSSSQPSLMALMLAGLDVRDGQRVLEIGTGSGYNAALLAHRLGDDDLVTTVDLDPELTGPARRHLDAAGYHPAVVTGDGARGVPARAPFDRIIATCALPSVPRAWLAQCRPGARVVAPFATGVVALTVRDAGHAEGRFLHTPAYFVPLRGTGRPRHERPDPDGLPPTARGSDLFRFLLALTVGALAPREAYDLWEREGRPRRERYGLTADVEGDRTWLDDPRGPYVWPVPS; encoded by the coding sequence ATGGACGGGCCGGACCCCGGTGACGGTGGCGGCCTCGCCGTCCCGGCGCGGGCCGCGCTGGTGCGCGAGATCGCCGCGAGCGGGGCGTTCGACGCCGACCCGGTGTGGCGGGAGGCGTTCGCCGCCGTGCCCCGCCACCTGTTCGTGCCGTCCTACTGGGTGGGCGTCGTCGGCGGCTACGCGCACCGGTGGGCCGAGGACCCCGACCCCGCAGGGCGCGAGCGATGGCTGCGCGGCGCCTACCAGGACGCCCCGCTCGCGATCCGGCTCCACGACGACGAGCTGCTCTCCTCCAGCAGCCAGCCCTCCCTGATGGCGCTGATGCTGGCCGGCCTGGACGTCCGGGACGGGCAGCGGGTCCTGGAGATCGGCACCGGCAGCGGCTACAACGCCGCCCTGCTCGCCCACCGGCTCGGCGACGACGACCTGGTCACCACCGTCGACCTCGACCCGGAGCTCACCGGGCCGGCCCGCCGGCACCTCGACGCCGCCGGGTACCACCCGGCCGTCGTCACCGGCGACGGCGCGCGCGGGGTGCCCGCACGCGCCCCCTTCGACCGGATCATCGCGACCTGCGCCCTGCCGTCCGTCCCGCGCGCCTGGCTCGCCCAGTGCCGCCCGGGGGCGCGCGTCGTCGCCCCCTTCGCCACCGGTGTGGTCGCCCTCACGGTGCGCGACGCCGGTCACGCCGAGGGGCGCTTCCTGCACACGCCCGCCTACTTCGTGCCGCTGCGCGGCACGGGCCGGCCGCGGCACGAGCGGCCCGATCCGGACGGGCTGCCGCCCACGGCCCGGGGCAGCGACCTGTTCCGCTTCCTGCTGGCGCTGACCGTCGGCGCCCTCGCCCCGCGGGAGGCGTACGACCTGTGGGAGCGCGAGGGCAGGCCGCGGCGCGAACGCTACGGCCTGACCGCCGACGTCGAGGGCGACCGGACCTGGCTGGACGACCCCCGGGGGCCGTACGTCTGGCCGGTGCCCTCCTGA
- a CDS encoding FHA domain-containing protein — MPTCPNGHQSGSDDWCEVCGHRMAGAVPPPPPPPPPPGGGYGFPPPPGGPAGGPQGPGGFGGPGGHGGHGGPPELCPQCRTPREGGAPFCEECRWNFLTNTATSYTPAAPRPPAPGPGPGPGGPYQQPPGPSYGGGDSYDYQGSRPSQMNRPAEPIPPGPPGFGGDPSRPVPPPPGPGGHGGPGGPGGHGGPNGPGGHGGPNGPGGHGGPGGPGGPGGPGRPGGPGGPGGPHHPGAPQAFQSGPPAPPGYPQETGRPQPGGPAFGGGDDDWVISPPTGGPGGPGGHGGPGGHGAPGGPNGPGPGPGQHGGYGYPQPGGTQAPPAPGAPGGFPQQPRPPQGPATWTATIGPDRDYFMAMMQRSGPEAAGLNLPAYSPEQQRTLTGNQITIGRRRHSTGDTPDIDLSTPPEDPGVSHQHAVLVQQPDSTWAVVDQNSTNGTTVNGSDEPIQPFVPIPLQDGDRVHVGAWTTITIRRG; from the coding sequence ATGCCGACCTGCCCGAACGGACACCAGTCGGGTTCCGACGACTGGTGCGAGGTGTGCGGTCACCGCATGGCGGGTGCCGTGCCCCCACCTCCTCCCCCACCGCCCCCGCCCGGCGGCGGCTACGGTTTCCCGCCTCCGCCCGGCGGTCCCGCCGGCGGTCCGCAGGGCCCCGGCGGCTTCGGTGGCCCCGGCGGCCACGGCGGCCACGGCGGCCCGCCGGAGCTGTGCCCGCAGTGCCGTACGCCGCGTGAGGGCGGTGCGCCGTTCTGCGAGGAGTGCCGGTGGAACTTCCTGACGAACACGGCGACCTCGTACACCCCGGCGGCCCCGCGTCCGCCCGCCCCCGGTCCGGGCCCCGGCCCCGGCGGGCCGTACCAGCAGCCGCCCGGCCCGTCGTACGGCGGCGGTGACTCCTACGACTACCAGGGCTCGCGCCCCTCGCAGATGAACCGGCCCGCCGAACCGATTCCGCCGGGCCCGCCCGGCTTCGGCGGGGACCCCTCCCGCCCGGTCCCCCCGCCGCCCGGCCCGGGCGGCCACGGCGGCCCGGGCGGTCCCGGAGGCCACGGCGGCCCCAACGGGCCTGGTGGACACGGTGGCCCCAACGGGCCTGGTGGACACGGCGGTCCCGGTGGTCCCGGCGGACCCGGCGGACCCGGGCGTCCCGGCGGCCCTGGGGGTCCCGGTGGTCCGCATCACCCCGGTGCCCCCCAGGCGTTCCAGTCCGGACCGCCCGCCCCGCCCGGATACCCGCAGGAGACCGGTCGCCCGCAGCCGGGCGGCCCGGCCTTCGGCGGCGGTGACGACGACTGGGTGATCTCCCCGCCGACCGGCGGACCCGGCGGCCCCGGTGGGCACGGCGGCCCCGGTGGGCACGGTGCCCCCGGCGGCCCGAACGGCCCCGGCCCCGGTCCCGGCCAGCACGGCGGTTACGGCTACCCGCAGCCCGGCGGCACCCAGGCGCCCCCGGCGCCCGGCGCCCCCGGTGGCTTCCCGCAGCAGCCCCGTCCACCGCAGGGCCCGGCGACCTGGACCGCGACCATCGGTCCGGACCGCGACTACTTCATGGCGATGATGCAGCGCTCCGGCCCCGAGGCCGCGGGCCTGAACCTGCCCGCGTACTCGCCCGAGCAGCAGCGCACGCTCACCGGCAACCAGATCACCATCGGCCGCCGCCGCCACTCCACCGGCGACACCCCCGACATCGATCTGTCGACACCGCCGGAGGACCCGGGCGTCTCGCACCAGCACGCGGTGCTGGTCCAGCAGCCGGACAGCACCTGGGCGGTCGTCGACCAGAACTCGACGAACGGCACGACGGTCAACGGCTCGGACGAGCCGATCCAGCCGTTCGTCCCGATCCCGCTCCAGGACGGTGACCGGGTCCACGTGGGCGCCTGGACGACGATCACCATCCGCCGGGGCTGA
- a CDS encoding vWA domain-containing protein, translated as MANFSKSNVPQFSVDVYQNEFLPEGGREVNAIVTVTATGGGTIGSTVTAPYLYSPGEGPSAAVVLMVDCSGSMDYPPAKMRNARDATAAAIDALRDGVHFAVVGGTHLAREVYPGGGALAVADADTRERARQALRGLSAGGGTAIGTWLRLADRLLASADVAIRHGILLTDGRNEHESPEDLKAALDACAGRFTCDARGVGTDWDVKEVTAVASALLGSADIVADPAGLADDFTRMMETAMGKEVADVSLRLWTPVGTTVRFVKQVAPTVEELTGRRVEAGPRAGDYPLGSWGDESRDYHVCVEVPPAGIGREMLAARLSLVIPQPGGSARNLGAQGLVRAVWTDDMAASTSINPQVAHYTGQAELAQVIQQGLDLRKEGDTDGATAKLGRAVQLASASGNADTAKLLAKVVDVVDAAAGTVRLKAKVEEADEMTLETRSTKTVRVKK; from the coding sequence ATGGCCAATTTCTCGAAATCGAACGTGCCGCAGTTCTCGGTGGACGTCTACCAGAACGAGTTCCTGCCGGAGGGCGGCCGCGAGGTCAACGCCATCGTCACGGTGACGGCGACCGGCGGCGGCACCATCGGCAGCACGGTGACCGCACCCTACCTCTACTCGCCCGGTGAGGGGCCGTCGGCGGCCGTGGTCCTCATGGTCGACTGCTCGGGCTCGATGGACTACCCGCCGGCCAAGATGCGCAACGCCCGCGACGCGACGGCCGCCGCCATCGACGCGCTGCGCGACGGCGTGCACTTCGCGGTGGTCGGCGGCACGCACCTGGCCAGGGAGGTGTACCCGGGTGGCGGCGCCCTCGCGGTCGCCGACGCGGACACCCGCGAACGGGCCCGGCAGGCGTTGCGCGGGCTGAGCGCGGGCGGGGGCACCGCGATCGGCACCTGGCTGCGGCTGGCCGACCGGCTGCTGGCGTCGGCGGACGTGGCGATCCGGCACGGCATCCTGCTCACCGACGGCCGCAACGAGCACGAGTCGCCGGAGGACCTGAAGGCGGCCCTGGACGCCTGCGCCGGGCGTTTCACCTGCGACGCCCGCGGGGTGGGCACCGACTGGGACGTGAAAGAAGTCACAGCCGTCGCCTCCGCCCTCCTCGGCTCCGCCGACATCGTCGCCGACCCGGCGGGCCTCGCCGACGACTTCACGCGGATGATGGAGACGGCGATGGGCAAGGAGGTCGCGGACGTCTCGCTGCGGCTGTGGACCCCGGTCGGTACGACGGTGAGGTTCGTCAAGCAGGTCGCGCCGACCGTCGAGGAGCTGACCGGCCGCCGCGTCGAGGCGGGCCCGCGCGCGGGCGACTATCCCCTGGGTTCCTGGGGGGACGAGTCCCGTGACTACCACGTCTGCGTGGAGGTTCCGCCCGCCGGCATCGGCCGGGAGATGCTGGCGGCCCGGCTGTCGCTGGTCATCCCGCAGCCCGGGGGCAGTGCGCGGAACCTCGGCGCGCAGGGTCTGGTCCGGGCCGTGTGGACGGACGACATGGCCGCCTCGACGTCGATCAACCCCCAAGTCGCCCACTACACGGGGCAAGCGGAACTGGCCCAAGTCATCCAACAGGGTCTCGATCTGCGTAAAGAAGGCGATACCGACGGAGCAACGGCCAAACTGGGCCGCGCCGTTCAGCTCGCGAGCGCGTCCGGCAACGCGGATACTGCGAAACTGCTTGCGAAGGTGGTGGACGTGGTCGATGCCGCGGCGGGTACTGTGCGACTGAAGGCGAAGGTGGAGGAGGCCGACGAGATGACGCTCGAGACCCGGTCCACCAAGACCGTTCGTGTGAAGAAGTGA
- a CDS encoding PP2C family serine/threonine-protein phosphatase: MSQMPQQAALSKCPSCEEPLESGDRFCGACGYDLSVVPARPTDEPTIVMNGSVPHQGSAGPAPAGPPPPPAAPSWPTPGRDDTTTAPPAPGTPVPPPPQPQGAPVPPPSPQGAPVPPPPPPPAAPPAPSSGVRFDRRAQPGAPAEEPAPSSPAQRPGGVHQPAQPDEYPLQAPDPRVAAEPARAAGGTAVCVACRAGRVDDDGYCENCGHAQPRERDHMEQECGPVAAVSDRGLRHHRNEDAFTVTTTALPDGSPASVAIVCDGVSSATRPDEASLAASRAASESLLAALPHGTHPQQAMHDAIIAAAEAVNALADEPAAAREHAPHQNAPACTIVGAVVTAGLLIVGWVGDSRAYWIPVDRSAPAARLTEDDSWAAQMVAAGLMGEAEAYADQRAHAITGWLGADAYDLEPHTAAFKPDRPGVVVVCTDGLWNYAESADEMAEAVPVDAAARPLHAARVLVGHALDGGGHDNVTVALVPFPAVPQGAGSA, translated from the coding sequence ATGTCGCAGATGCCCCAGCAGGCCGCTCTGTCGAAGTGCCCGAGCTGCGAGGAGCCCCTCGAGTCGGGTGATCGTTTCTGCGGTGCGTGCGGATACGACCTGTCGGTGGTTCCCGCGCGGCCGACGGACGAGCCGACGATCGTGATGAACGGCTCGGTGCCGCATCAGGGTTCGGCCGGCCCTGCCCCCGCCGGGCCCCCGCCGCCGCCCGCCGCACCGTCCTGGCCCACGCCCGGCCGGGACGACACGACCACCGCGCCTCCGGCCCCGGGCACCCCCGTACCGCCGCCCCCTCAGCCCCAAGGCGCCCCCGTACCGCCGCCCTCCCCCCAGGGCGCCCCGGTGCCTCCGCCTCCGCCGCCGCCGGCGGCGCCCCCCGCTCCGTCGTCCGGTGTGCGGTTCGACCGTCGGGCGCAGCCGGGCGCGCCCGCGGAGGAACCCGCCCCCTCCTCCCCCGCCCAGCGGCCCGGCGGTGTCCACCAGCCCGCGCAGCCCGACGAGTACCCGCTCCAGGCGCCGGACCCGCGCGTGGCCGCCGAGCCCGCGCGGGCCGCCGGCGGCACGGCGGTGTGCGTGGCCTGCCGCGCGGGCCGGGTGGACGACGACGGCTACTGCGAGAACTGCGGCCACGCCCAGCCGCGCGAACGGGACCACATGGAACAGGAATGCGGCCCCGTGGCCGCGGTCAGCGACCGCGGTCTGCGCCACCACCGCAACGAGGACGCCTTCACCGTCACCACCACGGCGCTGCCCGACGGCTCCCCCGCCTCCGTGGCGATCGTGTGCGACGGCGTCTCCTCCGCGACCCGCCCCGACGAGGCGTCCCTGGCCGCCTCCCGCGCGGCGAGCGAGTCGCTGCTCGCCGCGCTGCCGCACGGCACCCACCCGCAGCAGGCGATGCACGACGCGATCATCGCCGCCGCCGAAGCGGTCAACGCGCTGGCCGACGAGCCCGCCGCGGCCCGCGAGCACGCCCCGCACCAGAACGCCCCGGCGTGCACGATCGTCGGCGCGGTGGTGACGGCGGGCCTGCTGATCGTCGGCTGGGTCGGCGACAGCCGCGCCTACTGGATCCCGGTCGACCGCTCCGCCCCGGCGGCCCGGCTCACCGAGGACGACTCCTGGGCCGCGCAGATGGTCGCCGCGGGCCTGATGGGCGAGGCCGAGGCGTACGCCGACCAGCGCGCCCACGCCATCACCGGCTGGCTCGGCGCCGACGCCTACGACCTGGAACCGCACACCGCGGCCTTCAAGCCGGACCGGCCCGGAGTGGTCGTGGTCTGCACGGACGGCCTGTGGAACTACGCGGAATCGGCCGACGAGATGGCCGAGGCCGTGCCCGTCGACGCCGCCGCGCGCCCGCTGCACGCCGCCCGGGTCCTGGTCGGTCACGCCCTCGACGGCGGGGGCCACGACAACGTAACAGTGGCCCTCGTGCCGTTCCCGGCCGTCCCGCAGGGGGCAGGATCGGCCTGA
- a CDS encoding serine/threonine-protein kinase produces MNGPGPQGTDPARRTCQRPDCDGTYEDVGGGELYCDTCGLAPVVSPTGVVSSPPTGITVGGRGSRGSGSAGSHGSRSSGRSARTSSQSSKSRRSVSGRLSRALSGRSTGRSVSVRSSGAAAGSSGRGRLGAGLVEVPPIPRPDPRAMVLERPEVPERKRFCSRSDCGAQVGRARGGRPGRTEGFCTKCGHPYSFVPKLRTGDVVHGQYEVVGCLAHGGLGWIYLAVDRAVSDRWVVLKGLLDTGDQDAMAAAISERRFLAEIEHANIVRIYNFVEHLDQRTGSLDGYIVMEYLGGKSLKEIANGRRTPEGRRDPLPVEQACAYGVEALEALGHLHSRNLLYCDFKVDNAIQTEDQLKLIDMGAVRRTDDEESAIYGTVGYQAPEVAEVGPSVASDLYTVARTLAVLTFDFQGYTNVYVDSLPDPDSIEVFRQYESFYRLLVRATDPDPGRRFASAQEMAEQLTGVLREVVSLQSGRARPALSTLFGPELRVTDTELFPPLHGDVSRLGTRALRPRKGARGASPAAAGSPAAPPVPAAAAALVRPVDCAAAALALPVPRVDPADPNAGFLAGLLTSAPGELINALAAAPAPSAETRLREIRARLETGDLSTALEALGALEARDPDDWRVVWYRGLAGLVTGDHEGAALAFDAIYDAFPGEVAPKLALGLCAEVLGQLDNAAEYYRLVWSADPSHVSAAFGLARVHLAAGDRRGAVRTLESVPESSIHYTAARVAAVRARLRGRSAAAAGVPFLDDLAAAAGQVEALRAYGLDPARRELLSAEVLGCGLDWVLSEGQGSAPHAAGGRTLLGSGLDERGLRFGLERTYRTLARLAPSGEERIDLVERANRYRPRTWV; encoded by the coding sequence ATGAACGGACCGGGCCCCCAGGGCACCGACCCGGCACGGCGCACCTGTCAGCGCCCCGACTGCGACGGCACGTACGAGGACGTCGGCGGCGGCGAGCTGTACTGCGACACCTGCGGCCTCGCACCGGTCGTGTCGCCGACCGGCGTGGTCTCCTCGCCCCCGACCGGCATCACGGTGGGCGGCCGCGGCTCGCGGGGCTCGGGCAGCGCCGGCTCGCACGGCTCCCGCTCCAGCGGCCGCAGTGCGCGCACCTCGTCGCAGTCGTCGAAGTCCCGCCGCTCGGTCTCCGGACGGCTCTCGCGGGCGCTGTCGGGCCGGTCCACGGGCCGCTCGGTGTCGGTGCGCAGCTCCGGCGCGGCCGCCGGTTCCTCCGGCCGGGGCCGGCTGGGGGCCGGACTGGTCGAGGTGCCGCCGATCCCGCGCCCCGATCCGCGCGCGATGGTGCTGGAGCGTCCCGAGGTGCCCGAGCGGAAGCGGTTCTGCTCGCGTTCGGACTGCGGGGCGCAGGTGGGCCGGGCCCGCGGCGGCCGGCCGGGGCGCACGGAGGGCTTCTGCACCAAGTGCGGTCACCCGTACTCGTTCGTCCCGAAGCTGCGGACCGGGGACGTCGTGCACGGCCAGTACGAGGTGGTCGGCTGTCTGGCGCACGGCGGGCTGGGCTGGATCTACCTCGCCGTGGACCGGGCGGTGTCGGACCGCTGGGTGGTCCTCAAGGGCCTGCTGGACACCGGCGACCAGGACGCGATGGCGGCGGCGATCTCCGAACGCCGCTTCCTGGCGGAGATCGAGCACGCCAACATCGTGCGGATCTACAACTTCGTGGAGCACCTGGACCAGCGCACCGGCTCCCTCGACGGCTACATCGTCATGGAGTACCTCGGCGGCAAGTCCCTGAAGGAGATCGCCAACGGCCGCCGCACCCCGGAGGGCAGGCGCGATCCGCTGCCGGTGGAGCAGGCGTGCGCGTACGGGGTCGAGGCGCTGGAGGCGCTCGGTCATCTGCACAGCCGCAACCTGCTGTACTGCGACTTCAAGGTCGACAACGCGATCCAGACCGAGGACCAGCTGAAGCTGATCGACATGGGCGCGGTGCGCCGGACGGACGACGAGGAGTCGGCCATCTACGGCACGGTCGGCTACCAGGCGCCCGAGGTCGCCGAGGTGGGCCCCTCGGTGGCGTCCGACCTGTACACGGTGGCCCGGACGCTGGCCGTCCTCACGTTCGACTTCCAGGGCTACACGAACGTCTACGTGGACTCCCTGCCCGACCCGGACTCCATCGAGGTGTTCCGGCAGTACGAGTCCTTCTACCGGCTGCTGGTGCGGGCCACGGACCCGGACCCGGGGCGCAGGTTCGCCTCCGCGCAGGAGATGGCCGAGCAGCTGACGGGTGTGCTGCGCGAGGTCGTCTCCCTCCAGTCGGGCCGGGCCCGTCCCGCGCTGTCCACCCTGTTCGGCCCGGAACTGCGGGTGACGGACACGGAGTTGTTCCCGCCGCTGCACGGTGACGTCTCCCGCCTGGGCACCCGCGCCCTGCGTCCCCGGAAGGGAGCGCGGGGCGCGTCGCCGGCCGCCGCAGGCTCCCCCGCCGCCCCTCCCGTCCCGGCGGCCGCCGCCGCGCTCGTCAGGCCCGTCGACTGCGCCGCCGCCGCGCTCGCGCTGCCCGTGCCGCGCGTCGACCCCGCCGACCCCAACGCCGGTTTCCTCGCCGGTCTGCTGACGTCCGCGCCCGGTGAGCTGATCAACGCGCTGGCCGCCGCGCCCGCCCCGTCGGCCGAGACCCGGCTGCGCGAGATCCGCGCCCGGCTGGAGACCGGTGACCTGTCCACCGCGCTGGAGGCGCTGGGCGCGCTGGAGGCGCGGGACCCCGACGACTGGCGGGTGGTCTGGTACCGGGGCCTGGCGGGGCTGGTCACCGGGGACCACGAGGGCGCCGCGCTCGCCTTCGACGCGATCTACGACGCCTTCCCCGGCGAGGTCGCGCCGAAGCTGGCGCTCGGTCTGTGCGCGGAGGTGCTGGGTCAGTTGGACAACGCCGCCGAGTACTACCGCCTGGTGTGGTCGGCCGACCCGAGCCATGTGAGCGCGGCGTTCGGGCTGGCCCGGGTCCACCTCGCGGCGGGGGACCGGCGCGGCGCCGTGCGGACGCTGGAGTCGGTGCCGGAGTCCTCCATCCACTACACGGCCGCCCGGGTGGCGGCGGTCAGGGCGCGGCTGCGCGGGCGGTCCGCGGCCGCCGCCGGCGTACCGTTCCTGGACGACCTGGCCGCGGCCGCGGGGCAGGTGGAGGCCCTCCGGGCGTACGGTCTGGATCCGGCGCGCCGGGAGCTGTTGTCGGCCGAAGTCCTCGGCTGCGGCCTGGACTGGGTACTCTCCGAGGGCCAGGGTTCCGCCCCGCACGCCGCCGGGGGACGGACGCTGCTCGGCAGCGGCCTGGACGAACGGGGTCTGCGCTTCGGCCTGGAGCGTACGTACCGCACGCTGGCCCGGCTGGCGCCGAGCGGCGAGGAGAGGATCGACCTGGTGGAACGTGCCAATCGTTACCGCCCCCGGACGTGGGTGTAG